The following are encoded in a window of Telmatobacter sp. DSM 110680 genomic DNA:
- a CDS encoding CRTAC1 family protein, whose translation MSYRIFIFLICSAYFAAAQTAGPSSAPTPATGAAAKSTIRFEDASAKAGINYTHSFGSAKLGSLLEGTGAGCVWIDYNNSGRPSLLVVNGRPLDDSMHPFPLKDKPVPPPHNHLYRNDGDGHFTDVTEKSGLDPDMYAVAVTAADFDNDGFVDLLVTGYGKTILYHNDGNGHFTDVTAKAGIKVDGWAISSTWLDYDKDGCVDLFVGRYVKFDPKYRAFYAADNYPGPLDYEGETNKLFHNNCDGTFTDVTEKSGIGAFVGRTMGVTAADFDNDGWDDIYVANDRTENFMFRNKHDGTFEEVANDMGTAFGQNGESTSSMGPVFTDLDGRGVLDLWVTDGHYNRLLRNNGKQGFEDIGASNGVSQTNAQYVSWGTGVYDFDNDGYLDILIFHGGLIHLIPQEHTLFRGLGNGRFADVSEAAGPVLSERTVARGACFADYDNDGKVDAFLVNLGARGTLVHNVSTDTGHWTAIKLVGTKSNREGIGARVEVNAGNKKWTAERVAGSGYLSQDDSRMHFGLGAVSTIDKIVVKWPSGREQTLEKPGVDRVLTVEEPK comes from the coding sequence GTGTCATACCGCATTTTTATTTTCTTAATCTGCAGTGCTTACTTTGCGGCGGCGCAGACTGCTGGCCCTTCTTCGGCTCCTACGCCTGCAACCGGCGCGGCAGCGAAGTCTACGATTCGCTTTGAGGATGCTAGCGCAAAGGCTGGAATCAATTACACACACAGCTTTGGGTCCGCGAAACTGGGATCGCTGTTGGAAGGGACCGGTGCAGGGTGCGTCTGGATTGACTACAACAATTCCGGGCGGCCATCGCTACTGGTGGTGAATGGTAGGCCCCTGGATGATTCCATGCACCCCTTTCCATTGAAGGATAAGCCCGTGCCACCGCCGCACAATCATCTGTATCGCAATGATGGTGACGGGCACTTCACGGACGTTACTGAGAAGTCGGGGCTCGATCCGGACATGTATGCAGTCGCGGTGACGGCGGCAGATTTCGACAACGATGGATTTGTGGATCTGCTCGTAACCGGATACGGGAAGACGATTCTATACCACAACGATGGCAACGGGCACTTCACAGATGTGACGGCGAAGGCTGGGATCAAGGTTGATGGGTGGGCGATTAGTTCGACATGGCTGGACTATGACAAAGATGGATGCGTCGATCTTTTTGTCGGCCGCTATGTGAAGTTTGATCCCAAGTATCGCGCATTCTATGCGGCTGATAATTATCCAGGCCCGCTGGACTACGAAGGCGAGACGAACAAGCTCTTCCACAACAATTGCGACGGAACTTTTACCGATGTCACAGAGAAGTCGGGGATAGGGGCGTTCGTCGGTCGCACGATGGGTGTTACGGCGGCGGATTTCGACAACGACGGATGGGACGACATCTACGTCGCGAATGACCGAACAGAAAACTTCATGTTCCGCAACAAGCACGATGGAACGTTTGAAGAAGTTGCGAACGACATGGGAACCGCATTCGGGCAAAATGGCGAGTCGACATCTTCAATGGGGCCGGTGTTCACGGACCTCGACGGGCGCGGTGTTCTGGATCTCTGGGTCACGGATGGGCACTATAACCGGTTGTTACGGAATAACGGAAAGCAAGGTTTCGAGGACATTGGTGCGTCGAATGGAGTGTCGCAGACGAATGCGCAATACGTGAGCTGGGGGACAGGCGTCTATGACTTCGACAATGATGGCTATCTCGACATCCTGATCTTCCACGGCGGGCTGATTCACCTGATTCCGCAGGAACACACGCTGTTTCGCGGATTGGGGAATGGGCGATTCGCAGATGTGTCAGAGGCTGCGGGGCCGGTGCTGAGCGAGCGCACGGTGGCGCGTGGCGCGTGTTTTGCGGATTACGACAATGACGGGAAGGTAGATGCGTTTCTGGTGAATCTGGGTGCCAGGGGAACGCTGGTTCACAACGTCTCGACGGACACAGGACATTGGACGGCGATCAAGCTGGTGGGAACGAAGAGCAATCGTGAGGGCATCGGCGCGCGCGTCGAGGTGAACGCAGGCAACAAGAAATGGACAGCTGAGCGCGTGGCCGGGTCGGGTTATCTATCGCAGGATGACAGCCGGATGCACTTCGGTCTGGGCGCGGTTTCGACTATCGACAAGATTGTTGTGAAGTGGCCGAGCGGGCGCGAGCAGACATTGGAGAAGCCGGGTGTAGACCGGGTGCTGACAGTGGAGGAGCCGAAGTGA
- a CDS encoding Rid family hydrolase: MIALSEILETIAHAPIQKRAMTNHGVLNEAYAYAKPSSFSRGMRIDLNGLTILLISGTASIDENGVSVHIGDFRAQMKRTLDNITGLLESEGCTWHDIVRTSCYLRDIDRDYDAFNEERTAFFKAQGLDPLPASTGIQAHLCRPELLIEIEAIAMFRTEKTAK; encoded by the coding sequence ATGATAGCTTTATCCGAAATTCTGGAGACCATTGCACACGCACCGATCCAAAAGCGCGCTATGACGAACCATGGCGTACTCAACGAAGCCTATGCCTATGCCAAGCCGAGTTCTTTTTCGCGTGGTATGCGGATTGATTTGAACGGACTGACGATCCTGCTGATCTCGGGCACCGCTTCGATCGATGAAAACGGCGTGAGCGTACACATCGGCGATTTTCGCGCGCAGATGAAGCGGACGCTGGATAACATAACCGGACTGTTGGAAAGCGAAGGGTGCACGTGGCATGACATTGTGCGTACGTCCTGCTACCTGCGTGATATCGATCGCGACTATGATGCGTTCAATGAAGAGCGCACCGCGTTTTTCAAAGCACAGGGGCTTGATCCGCTGCCCGCATCGACGGGAATACAAGCGCATCTTTGCAGGCCGGAATTGCTGATTGAGATTGAAGCAATCGCGATGTTCCGCACGGAAAAGACGGCCAAGTAA
- a CDS encoding ABC transporter substrate-binding protein, with product MRKAWLMMAAGILAAGTPLNLVGQGVQRSKSTCECGAHPPGTPKDRVVAPYAGEPADLSPYSKFAAPYDLNYVHPNIYTGAGRDIPEPKDLTEVRIGFFGPIEHSPEQVFGLRMLHGAQLAVEEANARGGYGGKSFKLMLHNDYDNWQAKTVYGDDRATDPTIWGSASNEVVKMVYDDQDWAVFGSISSESTHIALRVALKAEIPIVNSASTDPTIPETYIPWYFTDLQDDRVQGLTLARHIYTELGLKRVALLRVNSRYGRFGVLKFRDASRRLGHPVVIEQKFLPGDTDYTRSLKIIQSSRADAIVLWADEIPAANILKQMKALGMKQRVFGSYRTLGPEMLAQADGAAEGFEAVFPYDPTRNDPKWLDFNARFESRFHEKPEQFASLAYDAMNALLDSICRAGLNRARIHDALADIADYDGVTGHMTFDPNQKNVAHMYLGTVHNGAISYQVVTMEKASAAPQKASDDGKPGSTQAPYARVGEEGVEYAGPHQGSVPAGALKVVLFGQHADAVAQSAVMLEQLRRASASGVEWTLLPIASDQNWGAASTQLVHALMDEHALAIVALDRDAAHLAEQLALKAFVPVVAISEDRKLTSTNVPWIFRLPAATTPAAAMRLIETAVVKSGANPEKLRDVLASGQTIDGVAFLSTGEPKIQ from the coding sequence ATGCGTAAGGCATGGTTGATGATGGCGGCCGGTATATTGGCCGCCGGCACACCGTTGAATCTGGTGGGACAGGGAGTACAACGGAGTAAAAGTACCTGTGAGTGCGGAGCGCATCCGCCGGGGACTCCGAAAGACCGCGTCGTAGCGCCTTATGCGGGTGAACCAGCCGATCTGAGTCCTTACTCAAAATTTGCGGCGCCTTACGATTTGAATTACGTCCATCCGAATATTTATACAGGCGCGGGAAGAGACATTCCGGAACCGAAGGACCTGACCGAAGTGCGTATAGGTTTCTTTGGTCCGATTGAACACAGCCCCGAGCAGGTGTTCGGATTGCGCATGTTACACGGTGCGCAACTTGCGGTTGAAGAAGCAAATGCACGCGGCGGCTATGGCGGCAAGTCATTCAAGCTGATGTTGCATAACGACTACGACAACTGGCAGGCGAAGACGGTCTACGGGGATGATCGCGCCACTGATCCGACGATATGGGGATCCGCGTCGAACGAAGTCGTAAAGATGGTTTACGACGACCAGGACTGGGCGGTGTTCGGCTCAATCAGTTCCGAGTCCACGCACATCGCATTGAGAGTCGCGCTGAAGGCGGAGATTCCGATCGTTAATTCTGCTTCGACGGATCCGACAATTCCGGAGACTTACATTCCCTGGTATTTCACCGATCTTCAGGACGATCGCGTGCAAGGGCTTACGCTGGCTCGGCATATTTACACAGAGCTTGGGTTGAAGCGGGTTGCGTTGCTGCGCGTTAACAGTCGCTACGGGCGCTTTGGAGTGCTGAAGTTTCGTGATGCTTCGCGGCGGTTGGGACACCCGGTGGTGATTGAGCAGAAGTTTTTGCCGGGGGATACGGACTATACGCGGTCCTTGAAGATTATCCAGTCGTCGCGCGCTGATGCAATTGTGTTGTGGGCTGATGAGATTCCCGCGGCGAATATCTTGAAGCAGATGAAGGCGCTGGGAATGAAGCAGCGTGTGTTTGGCTCCTACCGCACGCTAGGTCCGGAGATGCTGGCGCAGGCTGACGGTGCGGCAGAGGGATTTGAAGCGGTATTTCCCTACGACCCTACGCGCAATGATCCGAAGTGGCTGGATTTTAATGCGCGTTTCGAATCGCGGTTTCATGAGAAGCCGGAGCAGTTTGCGTCGCTTGCGTACGATGCGATGAACGCACTGCTTGATTCGATCTGCAGGGCGGGGTTGAATCGTGCGCGCATTCACGACGCTCTCGCAGACATCGCAGACTACGACGGCGTAACCGGGCATATGACGTTCGATCCGAACCAGAAGAACGTGGCCCATATGTATCTTGGAACCGTGCACAACGGAGCGATCTCATATCAAGTGGTGACTATGGAGAAGGCGAGTGCGGCTCCGCAAAAGGCTTCGGATGATGGAAAACCAGGTTCAACGCAGGCTCCTTATGCGCGCGTGGGCGAAGAAGGCGTGGAATATGCTGGGCCTCATCAGGGAAGTGTGCCCGCGGGCGCGTTAAAGGTAGTTCTGTTTGGTCAGCATGCCGATGCGGTTGCACAATCGGCTGTAATGCTGGAGCAACTTCGCAGAGCGTCGGCGTCGGGGGTTGAGTGGACGCTTCTTCCGATTGCCAGCGATCAGAACTGGGGTGCGGCCTCAACGCAGCTTGTGCATGCGCTGATGGACGAACATGCGCTGGCGATTGTGGCATTGGATCGCGATGCGGCGCACCTGGCGGAGCAACTTGCTTTGAAGGCTTTTGTGCCGGTGGTCGCGATAAGTGAGGACAGGAAGCTGACTTCAACAAATGTGCCGTGGATCTTCCGACTGCCGGCCGCGACTACGCCCGCCGCCGCTATGCGATTAATTGAGACGGCGGTGGTCAAGAGCGGCGCGAATCCCGAGAAGCTTCGAGATGTGCTGGCGTCGGGCCAAACCATCGATGGGGTTGCGTTTCTTTCCACGGGCGAGCCGAAGATCCAATAG
- a CDS encoding PIG-L family deacetylase has protein sequence MFFSQGAHRKHAKAALAASISAILIALAPAPQMRAQQPATALPASEPQLVALPLPEDRGEAKLEQTLKQLNTTASIMMIVAHPDDEDGALLTYLSRGLGVRAILFTLTRGEGGQNAMSAETYDALGILRTNELLKADQYYGAKQLWGTEVDFGFSKTQEEAFQKWGHDRVLYDAVLAVRSERPQVIVSTFIGGITDGHGQHQVSGEIAQEVFKAAADPTIFPEQLKPISAGGLGLQPWQPLAVYSMTPFAPVTDKGMFDYATGKWAPAKFKNYVTGEVTTTTPSTDVKLPVGTLDATLGRSYAQIAREGWGEQKSQNGGANPSLSGPATASYHLWAVAPTAKTVAKSAEKFADDSLYANNRVNIDTSVSGLVHLVKEPAPAWLATGLGQIGGDLERFESKCPCNSGLPAAQALAPIYREILALREKVAASSLDAQGKASILFELDAKINQFQSALANILGLDLVAFRTNEAHAQSAGFRGAAADEAATSVSPGEEFRVHVHAAQATKETRIEKVWLQSRSGEEWNSTINVAPDPAASVADPVFTVHAADNSASTAPSFTRPNIEQPYYDIANPQWRGRSFAPYPLDAWAEFTFDGLPIRIGEVVQTLQRVTGPGGFYEPLVVAPAIGVSVDPQARILPLDGSALPVRVTVHTQSAAEGTVALKLPDGWRSDPAQAEFHRKTAGDTDPILFSVTPAATQTGAYSLMAVAQSAGRSYDSGWHSVGYTGLRPYNQYAPAQLQTRKIDVKLAPGLRIGYVMGPGDLVPEAIEGMGVAPHLLSSADLISGDLSLYNVIVIGIRAYSVRPELAKVQPRLEDFVRNGGTLVVQYQSNTFPAPLPLSMGNRMPERVVDEQSPIKLLDPSNPLLNFPNKITGADFDGWVEERGHSFLDSFDPGYTALTETADPGQDPQRGGLIVTHPGKGTYIYVAYALYRQLPELVPGSYRIMANLLSARQ, from the coding sequence ATGTTCTTTTCTCAGGGAGCACATCGCAAACACGCCAAAGCTGCACTTGCAGCCTCGATTTCCGCGATCCTTATCGCACTCGCCCCAGCGCCGCAAATGCGTGCACAACAACCCGCGACCGCTTTGCCGGCGTCCGAGCCGCAACTCGTCGCGCTCCCGCTACCTGAAGATCGTGGTGAAGCAAAGCTCGAGCAGACTCTAAAACAGCTCAACACCACCGCCAGCATCATGATGATCGTTGCCCACCCTGACGACGAAGATGGAGCCCTGCTCACCTATCTCTCTCGCGGCCTCGGCGTCCGAGCCATTCTCTTCACCCTGACGCGCGGTGAAGGCGGCCAGAACGCCATGTCCGCCGAAACCTACGACGCCCTTGGCATCCTACGCACCAACGAACTCCTCAAGGCCGACCAATACTACGGCGCAAAGCAACTCTGGGGAACTGAAGTCGACTTCGGATTCTCTAAAACGCAGGAAGAGGCATTCCAGAAGTGGGGTCACGATCGCGTCCTCTACGACGCCGTTCTCGCTGTTCGCAGCGAGCGTCCCCAGGTCATCGTCTCCACCTTCATCGGAGGCATCACCGACGGCCATGGCCAGCACCAGGTCTCCGGTGAAATCGCACAGGAAGTCTTCAAAGCTGCAGCCGATCCCACCATCTTCCCTGAGCAGCTCAAGCCGATTTCAGCAGGAGGCCTCGGCCTCCAGCCCTGGCAGCCTCTCGCCGTTTATTCCATGACTCCGTTCGCCCCTGTCACGGACAAGGGCATGTTCGATTACGCCACCGGAAAATGGGCGCCCGCGAAATTCAAAAACTACGTCACCGGCGAGGTCACCACAACCACACCATCCACCGACGTAAAGCTACCCGTCGGAACTTTGGACGCAACCCTCGGTCGCAGTTACGCACAGATCGCGCGCGAGGGCTGGGGCGAACAGAAATCCCAGAACGGCGGCGCCAATCCCTCCCTCAGTGGCCCCGCTACGGCCAGCTATCACCTCTGGGCGGTCGCACCGACAGCTAAGACGGTCGCGAAATCCGCCGAGAAATTCGCCGACGACAGCTTGTACGCCAACAACCGCGTCAACATCGACACGAGCGTCTCCGGGCTAGTCCATCTTGTGAAGGAACCCGCTCCAGCATGGCTCGCAACAGGACTCGGCCAGATCGGTGGCGATCTCGAGCGATTCGAGTCCAAGTGCCCCTGCAACTCCGGCCTCCCGGCAGCGCAAGCGCTCGCTCCCATTTATCGGGAGATCCTCGCACTCCGCGAAAAAGTCGCCGCCAGTTCACTTGACGCCCAGGGCAAAGCAAGCATCCTCTTCGAACTCGATGCCAAGATCAACCAGTTTCAATCCGCACTAGCCAACATCCTTGGCCTCGACCTCGTAGCCTTTCGCACCAACGAAGCCCATGCGCAATCCGCAGGCTTCCGCGGTGCCGCAGCCGATGAAGCTGCAACTAGCGTCTCCCCGGGCGAAGAGTTCCGCGTCCACGTACACGCTGCGCAAGCCACCAAAGAGACACGCATCGAAAAAGTCTGGCTGCAGAGCCGCAGCGGCGAAGAATGGAATAGCACTATCAACGTCGCTCCAGATCCTGCCGCGTCGGTCGCTGATCCCGTTTTCACAGTCCACGCCGCCGACAATTCTGCCTCCACTGCGCCGTCATTCACACGGCCTAACATCGAGCAGCCTTATTACGACATCGCCAATCCGCAATGGCGCGGGCGATCCTTCGCTCCATACCCGCTCGACGCATGGGCCGAGTTCACCTTCGATGGCCTGCCCATCCGCATCGGCGAAGTAGTGCAAACCCTCCAGCGCGTCACCGGTCCCGGAGGCTTCTACGAACCTCTCGTCGTCGCCCCCGCCATCGGTGTCAGTGTTGATCCGCAGGCCCGCATTCTTCCGCTCGATGGCAGTGCGCTTCCCGTCCGTGTAACTGTCCACACCCAGTCCGCAGCCGAAGGCACTGTAGCGCTCAAACTCCCTGACGGCTGGCGCTCCGATCCTGCTCAGGCCGAATTCCATCGTAAGACCGCCGGCGACACCGACCCCATCCTATTTTCCGTCACGCCTGCTGCCACGCAAACCGGCGCGTACTCCCTCATGGCTGTCGCTCAGTCGGCGGGTCGGTCCTATGATTCCGGATGGCACAGCGTTGGCTACACTGGCTTGCGTCCGTATAACCAATACGCGCCCGCCCAGCTTCAAACCCGCAAGATCGACGTAAAGCTTGCGCCCGGTCTCCGCATCGGATATGTGATGGGACCCGGCGATCTTGTCCCCGAGGCAATCGAGGGCATGGGCGTCGCTCCCCATCTGCTATCCAGCGCCGACCTCATCTCCGGAGATCTCAGCCTCTACAACGTCATCGTCATCGGCATCCGCGCCTACTCCGTTCGTCCCGAACTTGCTAAGGTCCAGCCTCGCCTTGAAGACTTCGTCCGCAACGGCGGCACTCTGGTCGTCCAGTACCAGAGCAACACTTTTCCTGCTCCTCTTCCGCTCTCGATGGGAAACCGCATGCCCGAGCGTGTCGTTGACGAGCAGTCGCCCATCAAGCTTCTGGACCCCTCCAACCCCCTGCTGAATTTTCCTAACAAAATTACAGGTGCCGACTTCGACGGGTGGGTCGAAGAGCGCGGCCACTCTTTCCTTGATTCATTCGATCCGGGTTACACCGCACTTACCGAGACCGCCGACCCCGGCCAGGATCCCCAGCGCGGCGGGCTGATCGTCACCCATCCGGGCAAAGGAACTTATATATATGTTGCCTATGCCCTCTATCGCCAGTTACCCGAGTTAGTCCCAGGGTCTTATCGCATCATGGCAAACTTGCTGAGCGCCCGGCAATAA
- a CDS encoding APC family permease, with protein sequence MSSDSSATLERRIGLRSAVLFNMLEMIGVGPFITLPLVIAAAGYRLSVWAWLLGAGIAVMDGLVWAELGAAFPRAGGSYAFLREIYGPDRAGNWLSFLYVWQLSFSAPLSIASGCIGLSSFLAWFWPGLESAPIAALPALHYANCAAAAACLLVTALLYRNLSSVTRLAWVLFAGVMAAMAGVIASGFAHAAAMGGWHMPASPTQSAAVAIGGLAQATLIATYDYWGYYNITFLGSEVKQPEKTIPRAILLSVLFVTVLYVVMNLSALPSMRDAAMHVKETAIVRVQLVAEIARSAFGQWAGYTIAALVMWTAFASVFSLLLGYSRVPYAAAQSGNYFKFLAAVHPKHGIPHRSLVALGLVASVFCFFSLQQVITMLVVTRILLQFFLQHVGVMLLRVQRPELERPFRIPFYPLPPVLAIAGFVFILVNRSQALGGLAVAAGIAVSGTAIYMIRARRLGQWPFSAAEHVYRA encoded by the coding sequence TTGAGTTCCGACTCATCTGCGACGCTGGAACGGCGGATTGGACTGCGATCCGCGGTGTTGTTCAACATGCTGGAGATGATCGGCGTGGGGCCGTTCATCACGCTGCCGCTGGTGATTGCGGCGGCGGGATACAGGCTGTCGGTCTGGGCGTGGCTGCTGGGCGCGGGCATCGCGGTGATGGACGGGCTGGTGTGGGCGGAGCTGGGGGCGGCATTTCCGCGCGCGGGCGGATCGTATGCATTTCTGCGTGAGATTTATGGGCCGGATCGGGCAGGGAACTGGCTGAGCTTTCTGTATGTCTGGCAACTAAGTTTTTCGGCTCCGCTTTCGATCGCTTCGGGGTGCATCGGGCTGTCGAGTTTTCTGGCGTGGTTCTGGCCGGGGCTGGAGTCCGCTCCGATTGCGGCGCTGCCTGCGTTGCATTACGCGAACTGCGCGGCGGCCGCGGCTTGCCTGCTGGTGACGGCGCTGTTGTATCGCAACTTGAGTTCGGTGACGCGGCTGGCGTGGGTTTTGTTCGCGGGCGTGATGGCGGCGATGGCGGGGGTGATTGCGTCGGGGTTCGCGCATGCTGCGGCGATGGGCGGATGGCATATGCCCGCAAGCCCGACCCAGTCCGCGGCGGTGGCGATTGGCGGCTTGGCGCAGGCTACCCTGATCGCGACGTACGACTACTGGGGCTACTACAACATCACTTTCCTGGGCAGCGAGGTAAAGCAGCCGGAGAAGACGATTCCGCGGGCGATTCTGCTGTCGGTACTATTTGTGACGGTGCTCTATGTCGTGATGAATCTTTCGGCGCTGCCTTCGATGCGCGATGCGGCGATGCATGTCAAGGAAACCGCAATCGTGCGCGTGCAACTGGTGGCGGAGATTGCGCGGTCGGCATTCGGGCAGTGGGCGGGGTACACGATTGCGGCACTTGTGATGTGGACAGCATTCGCTTCAGTCTTCTCGTTGCTATTGGGTTATTCTCGCGTACCTTACGCGGCGGCGCAGAGCGGGAACTACTTCAAGTTTCTGGCGGCGGTACATCCGAAGCACGGGATTCCACACCGGTCGCTCGTGGCGCTTGGCTTGGTGGCGTCGGTCTTCTGCTTCTTCTCGCTGCAGCAGGTGATTACGATGCTGGTGGTGACGCGGATTCTTCTGCAGTTCTTTTTGCAACATGTGGGGGTGATGTTGTTGCGAGTGCAAAGGCCGGAACTAGAGCGGCCGTTTCGCATTCCGTTTTATCCGCTGCCACCGGTGCTGGCGATCGCGGGATTTGTATTCATTCTGGTAAATCGCAGCCAGGCATTGGGTGGGCTGGCGGTGGCTGCAGGTATCGCGGTCAGCGGGACGGCGATCTACATGATCCGGGCTCGGCGGCTGGGGCAATGGCCGTTTAGCGCCGCGGAGCACGTATACCGGGCATAG
- a CDS encoding VOC family protein translates to MTPKNTICLWFDKEAHEAARFYAATFPDSKVTAVHEAPGDYPSGKKGDVLTVEFTVVGIPCLGLNGGPAIKHNEAFSFQIATDNQEETDRYWNAIVGNGGKESECGWCKDRWGLSWQITPRALTDALAAGGSEATRAFNAMMTMSKIDVAAIEAARRG, encoded by the coding sequence ATGACCCCAAAAAATACGATCTGCCTTTGGTTCGATAAAGAAGCGCATGAGGCGGCGCGCTTCTACGCCGCCACCTTCCCGGATAGCAAAGTGACAGCGGTTCACGAGGCCCCCGGCGACTATCCGAGCGGCAAGAAGGGTGATGTGCTGACGGTTGAGTTCACCGTTGTTGGCATTCCCTGCCTCGGCCTCAACGGTGGTCCGGCGATCAAGCATAATGAGGCGTTTTCTTTTCAAATAGCCACCGACAATCAGGAAGAGACCGACCGCTACTGGAACGCGATCGTCGGCAATGGCGGCAAGGAAAGCGAGTGCGGCTGGTGCAAAGACCGCTGGGGCCTCTCCTGGCAGATCACCCCGCGCGCGCTAACCGATGCGCTTGCAGCCGGCGGCAGCGAAGCAACCCGCGCCTTCAATGCCATGATGACGATGAGCAAGATCGATGTCGCCGCCATCGAGGCCGCACGCCGAGGCTGA